DNA from Rhizobacter sp. J219:
CCCGCGCCAAGGCCGGCAGCTTCATGGGCCTGGCCACCAACACCGACTTCGCCACCGAGGTCACGCTGCAGCCGCTCGAACGCTACAAGCTCGATGCCGCCATTCTCTTCAGCGACATCCTGACCGTGCCCGACGCGATGGGCCTGTCCTTAAGCTTCGCGATGGGCGAAGGCCCGAAGTTCGCCCACCCGGTGCGCGACGAAGCGGCCGTGGCCAAGCTGGCCGTGCCCGACATGGAGAAGCTGCGCTACGTCTTCGACGCCGTCACCTCCATCCGCAAGGCGCTCAACGGCCGCGTGCCGCTGATCGGCTTCTCGGGCAGCCCGTGGACGCTCGCCTGCTACATGGTCGAAGGCGCCGGCTCCGACGACTACCGCCTGGTCAAGACCATGCTCTACAGCCGGCCCGACCTGCTGCACCGCATGTTGAAGGTCAACGCCGATGCGGTGGCCGCCTACCTCAACGCCCAGATCGACGCCGGCGCTCAGGCGGTGATGGTGTTCGACAGCTGGGGCGGCGTGCTGGCCGACGGCGCATTCCAGTCGTTCAGCCTCGACTACACCCGCCGCGCACTGGCGCAGGTCAAGCGTGAGCACGAAGGCCAACGCATCCCGCACATCGTCTTCACCAAGGGCGGCGGCCTGTGGCTGGAAGAGATCGCCGCGCTCGGCTGCGACGTGGTCGGCCTCGACTGGACGGTGAGCCTCGCCGCGGCGCGCAAGCGCATCGGCCAATTCACGGCGCTCCAGGGCAATCTGGATCCCTCGGTGCTGTTCGCCTCGCCGGAGCAGGTGCGCGAGCAGGTGATCCAGACGCTCGACAGCTTCGGCGCCTGGCCCACCGATGGCCGCCCGGCGGGCCACATCTTCAACCTCGGCCACGGCATCAGCCAGCACACCCCGCCGGAGAGCGTGGCCGCACTCGTCGACGCGGTGCACGAACACTCGCCCAGCCTGCATCGAGAGCGCTGAAGGGTGAAGCGCGCCTGTTGCAGTTGGTTGCATCTTTCTGGAACGGCCTGCAGTGCTTTCCCGGTGAGCAGGCACTCAGGGCTTGACTTATCCCCAAATCCCCGAATTCGCTGCCTGTCGGAAAACGCTGACGCGTCGCAGCATCCTTATTTCTGATTAGGTCGCTAAGTCGTTGATTTTATTGAGGGCCGAAATTGCATCGAAAGTGGGCAACGCAGCGCCAAGGCCCAAAAATCAAGGCTCTAGCGCGATTTTTGGCAGGTTTCCCACAAAGTTATCCACAAGAGCCGTGGAAACATCCAAAAGCGCTGAAAAATCAGCGACTTAAGACTCATTCCTAATACGGTGCCTAGCCCGTTCGGGTCAGTTGCGCCTCTTGCCAATGAATGACCGCCTGCCCGTTCGTGTGGCCGTCGACGCCCCCCAGCACAGCGGCCTGGGTGGGGCGCTCGACTACCTGAGCGAGCACTCGCCTTCCCCTGGCGCTTTGGTGCGGGTACCACTGGGCCGCCGCGAGGTGACGGGCGTCGTGTGGCCGGGCGCTGCCGAGCCCGAACCGTCGATGGCCCTGAAACCCATCGCCTCGGTGCTGGATGCGGTGCCGCCGTTGTCGGCGCGCTGGTGCGAGCTGGTGGAGTTTGCAGCTACTTACTATCAGCGCGGCCTGGGCGAAGTGGCCTTGTCGGTGCTGCCGCCTGAGCTGCGCAAGCTCGACAACACCCAGCTGGCCCAGCGGGTGGCCCGGCTGCGCAAGGGCTGGGCCGTGCCGGCGGCCGGTCCGGCGCCGGTGCGGCCCGAACTCACGCCCGACCAGGCTGCCGCCCTCGCCCGGCTTGCCGAGCTGAGCCAGCCCGGTGCCGCGCCGGTGGTGCTGCTGCACGGCCTGACCGGCAGCGGCAAGACCGAGGTCTACCTGCGCGCCGCCGAAGACGCGCTGGCCGCCGGCCGCCAGGTGCTGGTGCTGGTGCCCGAGATCAACCTCACGCCGCAGCTCGAAGCCCGCTTCGCCGAACGGTTCGGCAGCGGCCCGACGCCCCGGCGCATCGTCTCGCTGCACAGCGGCCTGACGCCAGCACAGCGGCTCAAGCACTGGCTCGCCGCGCACCTGGGCCTGGCCGACCTGGTGCTGGGCACGCGCATGGCGGTCTTCGCCCCGCTGCCGCGGCTGGGCCTGATCGTGGTCGACGAGGAACACGACCCCTCCTACAAACAGCAGGAAGGTGCGCGCTACTCGGCCCGGGACCTGGCGGTCTACCGCGGGAAGCTCGAAGGCGCCTGCGTCGTGCTCGGCTCGGCCACGCCCTCGCTGGAAAGCTGGCAACGCGCTGAGCAGGGCCGCTACGAGCGCCTCACGCTGGCCCACCGCGTGGGCAACGGCGCGCTGCCGGCCGTGCGCCTGGTCGACATGAACCTGCTGCCCAAGACGCCGGGCGTGACGACGCTGCTGTCGCCGCAGCTGGTGGGCGCACTGGGCAGGCGTCTGGAGCGTGGCGAGCAAAGCCTCGTCTTCCTCAACCGACGCGGCTATGCGCCGGTGCTGCACTGCGGCGCCTGCGGCTGGAAGAGCGACTGCCCGCACTGCAGCGCCTGGCGTGTCTTCCACAAGGTCGACCGCACGCTGCGCTGCCACCACTGCGGCTTCACGCAGTCGGTGCCGCGCGCCTGCCCCGACTGCGGCAACCTCGACATCGCCCCGCTCGGCCGCGGCACCGAGCGGCTGGAGGAGCAGCTCGCCGAAGCCCTGCCCGGCGCCCGCGTGGCGCGCATCGACGCCGACAGCACACGCCAGAAAGGCGCGCTCGAAGCGCAGCTCTCGGCAGTGCACGCGGGTGAGGTCGACGTACTGGTCGGCACGCAGATGGTGGCCAAGGGCCACGACTTCCGGCGCATCACGCTGGTGGCCGCGGTGAGCCCCGACAACGCGCTTTTCAGCAGCGACTTCCGCGCGCCCGAGCGCTTGTTTGCGCTCTTGATGCAGGCCGCCGGCCGCGCCGGGCGCGACGCCGCGCAGGCCGACCGCAGCGAGATGGTGGTGCAGACCTGGCACCCCACCCACCCGCTCTACGCCGCGCTGCGGCAGCACGACTACGCGGCCTTCGCCGCCAGCCAGTTGAAGGAACGCAGCATGGCGGGGCTGCCGCCCTTCAGCCACCTCGCGTTGCTGCGCGCCGAGGCCCGCACGGCGCAGGCGGCCAAAGACTTCCTGCAGGCCGCGGCGGAACTGGCCGCGCAGATCCCCGGCGCGAGCGAACTGCTGATCTACCCGCCGGTGCCGCACCACGTGGCCCGGGTGGCGAACGTGGAGCGCATGCAGATGCTGGTGGAGTCGTCCACCCGCGGCTCGCTGCAACGTGTGCTGCGGCCCTGGGTCGGCGAACTCACGCGGCTCAAGTCGCAGCACAAGGCGGTGCTGCGCTGGGCGCTCGACGTCGACCCGCTCGCGATCTGAGTCCGGTCAGCCGAGCCAGCCCGGCACCTGCGCCGCCAGCGCCTGGCGCTGCGACACCGCCGCACCGAGCAAGGCAAAGCCGAGCAGGCGGCCATCGGCGCCGGTGAACCGCGCGGTGCAGGCGTCGTCGCTCAGCTCCACGCTCCAGCTGCCGGCCGCCCCCGGCAGCGGCGGGCACACGACCGTCGGGCAGGCGGGCGTCTTCACCGTCACCGGCATCGCGGGGTAGACCAGCGGCGTCGGCGTGCCGGCCAGCGTGGCGGCGAGGGCGCGGCTTTGCGCCATCAGCGGCAGCACGAAGGGCAGCGACAGGCCGGCGACTTCGGCACAGTCGCCGAGGGCGTAGACGTGCGGCGCGCTGGTGGCCAGCAGCCGGTCGGTGGTGATGCCGCGCTGCGTGGCAAGGCCGGCGGCCACGGCCAGGCCGGTGCGCGGCTTCAGGCCGATGGCCGAGAGCACGCGGTCGGCGTAGAGCCGGCTGCCGTCGCTCAGGGTCAGCTGGTAGCCCTGGCCCTCGCGGTCGACGCGGGTGGCCGAAACGCCGAGGCGAAACGCCACGCCCGCCGCTTCCAGCTTCGCCTGCAGGCGCTCGCTGGCCTGCGGCGGCAGCAGGCGCGACAACAGCGTGCCCGCCAGGTCGATGACGGTGGGGGCCACGCCCCGGTGCAGCAGGTCGTTGGCGAACTCGCAGCCGATCAGTCCGCCGCCGAGGATGGCCACGGTGTCGGCGCCTTCCAGCCGCTCGGCGAAGCGAGCGTAATCGTCGAGGTCGTTGACCGACATCACCTCCGGTTCGGCATCGCCCTGCAGCGGCAGGCGGATCGGGTCGGCGCCCAGCGCCAGCGCGAGGTCGCGGTAGGCGAGCGTTTCGCCGTTGGCGAGTTCGAGTGTCTGGGCCGCGGTGTCGAGGCGCTTCAGCTCGGTGTTGGCGAGCAGCGTGGCGTTGAGCTCCTCGCGCATCTTCTCGGCCGCCTTCATCACGAGCGTGGCCGCCGTCTTCTTGCCGGCCAGCGCGTTCGACAGCATGGGCTTGGAGTAGAAGCCCGCATGGTCGCGGCTCACGACGACGAGCGGCGTCTCCTTGTCGAGCTTGCGGAACTCGCGGGCCAGGTTGTAGCCGGCGAGGCCGGAGCCGACGATGACGAGGGGCTGGGACATGGCAGCAGCGGGGCAGTGAACGGGGCGCGCAAGGCTATCACTTCAGTACCACCCCACTGGCACGCGCAGAGGCGGCCACAGGATGCCGCGCGCAAAAGAAAGCGGGCCGTGCTCGCGCACTGCCCGCTGAATGAGCCACAGCATTCAGGGAGGGAGGGAGGAGGGAACCGTGGCCCGAGACAAATGCTATGACGCACTGCACGACGCGCCTGTAGGACAACGCCGCGTCTTGCCGCCGGCCGGCGCGTCGCTCACCACCGGTTACAGCCTGGGGGCTTGACGCCCCTCCCTTACAGTGAGGCGGTTCACAGCCTGGAGTCCCCGATGTCTGCTGCTCCCCGTTCTGCCGTGCGCCGCTGGTTGGGGCGTGCCTGGTGGCTGCTCGACGGCACCCGCCGCCTGGTGTTCAACCTGATCTTCCTGCTGATCCTGGTGATCGTCATCGTGGCCCTCTTCACGAGCGGCCCGCGCGCACTCGACGACAAGACCGCGCTGGTGCTCAACCTGCGCGGCCCGCTGGTCGAGCAGCATGCGCAGGGCGTGCGCGACGCGGCGCTGTCGCAACTCTCGGGCGAAGCACCGCGCAGCACGCAGCTGCGTGACGTGCTGACGGTGCTCGAGGCTGCCGCACGCGACCCGCAGATCACCCATGCGGTGCTGCTGCTCGACGAGTTCCAGGGCGGCGGCATGGCGAGCCTGCGCGAAGTGGCCGCGGCGCTGCAGCGCTTTCGCGCCAGCGGCAAGAAGGTCACCGCGTGGAGCGGCCACTACGAGCAGGCGCAGTACTTCCTCGCCGCCCACGCCGACGAGGTGCTGCTGCACCCGATGGGCATGGTGTTCGTGAAGGGTT
Protein-coding regions in this window:
- a CDS encoding primosomal protein N' gives rise to the protein MNDRLPVRVAVDAPQHSGLGGALDYLSEHSPSPGALVRVPLGRREVTGVVWPGAAEPEPSMALKPIASVLDAVPPLSARWCELVEFAATYYQRGLGEVALSVLPPELRKLDNTQLAQRVARLRKGWAVPAAGPAPVRPELTPDQAAALARLAELSQPGAAPVVLLHGLTGSGKTEVYLRAAEDALAAGRQVLVLVPEINLTPQLEARFAERFGSGPTPRRIVSLHSGLTPAQRLKHWLAAHLGLADLVLGTRMAVFAPLPRLGLIVVDEEHDPSYKQQEGARYSARDLAVYRGKLEGACVVLGSATPSLESWQRAEQGRYERLTLAHRVGNGALPAVRLVDMNLLPKTPGVTTLLSPQLVGALGRRLERGEQSLVFLNRRGYAPVLHCGACGWKSDCPHCSAWRVFHKVDRTLRCHHCGFTQSVPRACPDCGNLDIAPLGRGTERLEEQLAEALPGARVARIDADSTRQKGALEAQLSAVHAGEVDVLVGTQMVAKGHDFRRITLVAAVSPDNALFSSDFRAPERLFALLMQAAGRAGRDAAQADRSEMVVQTWHPTHPLYAALRQHDYAAFAASQLKERSMAGLPPFSHLALLRAEARTAQAAKDFLQAAAELAAQIPGASELLIYPPVPHHVARVANVERMQMLVESSTRGSLQRVLRPWVGELTRLKSQHKAVLRWALDVDPLAI
- a CDS encoding NAD(P)/FAD-dependent oxidoreductase, producing MSQPLVIVGSGLAGYNLAREFRKLDKETPLVVVSRDHAGFYSKPMLSNALAGKKTAATLVMKAAEKMREELNATLLANTELKRLDTAAQTLELANGETLAYRDLALALGADPIRLPLQGDAEPEVMSVNDLDDYARFAERLEGADTVAILGGGLIGCEFANDLLHRGVAPTVIDLAGTLLSRLLPPQASERLQAKLEAAGVAFRLGVSATRVDREGQGYQLTLSDGSRLYADRVLSAIGLKPRTGLAVAAGLATQRGITTDRLLATSAPHVYALGDCAEVAGLSLPFVLPLMAQSRALAATLAGTPTPLVYPAMPVTVKTPACPTVVCPPLPGAAGSWSVELSDDACTARFTGADGRLLGFALLGAAVSQRQALAAQVPGWLG
- the hemE gene encoding uroporphyrinogen decarboxylase, coding for MFAPLQNDSFLRACLRQPTDHTPVWLMRQAGRYLPEYRATRAKAGSFMGLATNTDFATEVTLQPLERYKLDAAILFSDILTVPDAMGLSLSFAMGEGPKFAHPVRDEAAVAKLAVPDMEKLRYVFDAVTSIRKALNGRVPLIGFSGSPWTLACYMVEGAGSDDYRLVKTMLYSRPDLLHRMLKVNADAVAAYLNAQIDAGAQAVMVFDSWGGVLADGAFQSFSLDYTRRALAQVKREHEGQRIPHIVFTKGGGLWLEEIAALGCDVVGLDWTVSLAAARKRIGQFTALQGNLDPSVLFASPEQVREQVIQTLDSFGAWPTDGRPAGHIFNLGHGISQHTPPESVAALVDAVHEHSPSLHRER